The sequence CGTTCGCTCTCTCAGCTTGAAAACCGCATACAAACGCTGGTCGAAAACCTCGAAGACATCAAAAAAAAGGGACTGGAATTCAAAGGTATTGAAGGCACAATCTGTCCGCTCTGCCACTCGACGGTCAATGAAGCCCATAAAGAAAAGGTGCTTGAAGAGTATCGTATTCAGTACAGGAACATTGAAAAAGAGCTTGCAGACAACAGGATTGAAAAAAAACAATTCGAAGCCCTTTGGCGCGGTTTGGAAAAAAAACAGCAGGAACTCAGCGCACAACAAAAAAGGCTTCAAACCCTCCATTCCAAACGTTCTGCGCTTGATGAACGGTTGAAACAGCTCGAAGAACTCGACGCAGCATACACGCAAACTGTAAAAACACGGGAAACCCATACTGAAGATCTTCTGAAAACCCGTAAAGCTCTCACATCGGGAGCCATTGCAACCGAGGAACTCCGAAAACTTTCAGAGATCGATGCAGAGATAGTTTCACTCGGCTACAGCCCCGAAGTGCACAACGCTTTAAAAACCGAGCTGGAAACCCTTTCGGATGCAGAAAACCGTGCAGGGGCACTGGGCATGGCAACATTGCGCCTTGAAAAGCTGACCATGGAACATGAAACCTGCAGGCAAAAACTCGATGCCATTGAAAACGAGAGAAAGTCACTGCAAAGCCGCTTTTTCGAAATAGTTGACCTGCTTGAAGGTAAACCGGAACTGACCAAAAAGTTCGAGAGAACAGTGCAAGAGAAAAAAACAGCGGAAAATAAACTGCGGCAGCTTCTGGTTGAAAAGCAAACCTTGAAAAAAAGCCTTGACGATCTTGCTGAAAAGGAAAAACAGAGAAAAAAATTATCCGCTGAACTCGGCGGAAAAGAAGAGATAAAAAATATCCTCACCATTCTGCAGGATGCTTTCGGCATCAAGGGCATTCAAAGCCTCCTGATTGAAAATGCTGTACCGCAACTCGAGGAACAGGCAAACAGCATTCTCGGCAAGCTCACCCAGAACCAGATGGCATTTGAAGTCCGTACCCAAAAACAGCGTATCAATAAAAATATCACCGAAACCCTCGAAATAGCAATTTCAGATTCCCAGGGTGAAGTCAGGGACTATGAAAGTTTTTCAGGGGGTGAAAAGTTTCGTATTGACCTGTCACTCAGAATAGCCCTCTCGAAACTTCTTTCGATACAAACAGGTCATGGCCTGAAGTTGCTTGTCATCGACGAAGGCTTCGGTACCCAGGATGAAGACGGACTTGACGCAATCATAGATTCAATTCATCGTATTACCGACGAGTTTGAAAAAATTGTGCTCATCACTCATCTTGAAAAATTGAAAGATGCGTTCGAGGTAAAAATCGTTGTGTCCCG is a genomic window of Prosthecochloris marina containing:
- a CDS encoding AAA family ATPase, with the protein product MIPKKLTISNFQSYGEEPQELDFERFRIACLTGANAAGKSSLIEAMGWCIWGKGRTGKEGLINENADEMQVSCVFETSGKTYRILRKATRKKSGGTTEQVDLHIFDPDADVFQSQNENTLRLTQKKILDLVGLDYDGFISSSFISQGRSNEFTLKSPKERKEILAQILRIDRYAVLAEKAKEKARTIGEEITYLAGRIGTLRDDLSLTPTLRAELKKKSSESKIAEKELTTCVSSCTELEQQLTAIKGLELEQKALKAQLASIDSRKEELVVRSTKLREEEAELRSLVDSRDTIEQNIRKFNELKKELSALEHISKTIGKLRQESIRIESVKALKTQKASQKVETIETALHTSDSNLKALAEKIENLQADRRILQQLRDEQRLLETSARKLEEELDGKDHCVRSLSQLENRIQTLVENLEDIKKKGLEFKGIEGTICPLCHSTVNEAHKEKVLEEYRIQYRNIEKELADNRIEKKQFEALWRGLEKKQQELSAQQKRLQTLHSKRSALDERLKQLEELDAAYTQTVKTRETHTEDLLKTRKALTSGAIATEELRKLSEIDAEIVSLGYSPEVHNALKTELETLSDAENRAGALGMATLRLEKLTMEHETCRQKLDAIENERKSLQSRFFEIVDLLEGKPELTKKFERTVQEKKTAENKLRQLLVEKQTLKKSLDDLAEKEKQRKKLSAELGGKEEIKNILTILQDAFGIKGIQSLLIENAVPQLEEQANSILGKLTQNQMAFEVRTQKQRINKNITETLEIAISDSQGEVRDYESFSGGEKFRIDLSLRIALSKLLSIQTGHGLKLLVIDEGFGTQDEDGLDAIIDSIHRITDEFEKIVLITHLEKLKDAFEVKIVVSRQPEKGSTFSIVTGDRTLSEPEYA